Below is a genomic region from Pan troglodytes isolate AG18354 chromosome X, NHGRI_mPanTro3-v2.0_pri, whole genome shotgun sequence.
tatattacagatgaggaaattaagattCAAGGAAGATTAAGTAACTTTTATAAATTGTTTAATATAAGTATTTAATATTGTTAGTAAGTGGTAGAGTCTGAATTGGGTGAACATCATCTAGCTATTCATAAATCCTATGTTCGTCCCAGTACTCTATCTTGTCTGACTCCTAGATTTCCTCTAGGCCATCCTGCCTTTCTATTTATGGAGAAAAGAGGTAGGGCATACAGGTCTTTCTAAACAGGGTCTCTTAGAATgcaggaaagattttaaaaactaagagttaagaaaataatactttttaaaagttggttTAAAGTCAAATTGGAAAAGGCTGAACCTCACTCTGGACTAAAAAGAAGACTCACAGAACTTCTGGTTCAAGAAAAAGTCACCATTCAACACAGAAGAAAAGTGGCCAAGTACCGTGGAAAAATATCAAGGTAAAGGCCAGCTTCAGATCATACACATAATTCAATTACAGATGGATTTTAAGAGTTAAATGCAAAACAATAACACTAACCCTCAATCAAAACCAATGAAACGTTAAAATAACCTATAATAAAAGACGGGTGAATATTTAACTAATTTCAGGGTAAGGAAGAGCTTTCTAGTCATGAGGAAAGATGAATGGGCTTGACTacgtagaaattttaaaacttctcttaTGTAAAAGAAtttatgaacaaaatgaaaagataaactaggaaaaatattttcaactaacattgcagaaaattaatattttaccatGCCAAATCAAGAGCACTTAAAACccagtgaaaataaattaattccccaaaaggaaacagagaaagggaCACAAAAAGTTACAATTAGATAAGAAATGTAATTAGCCATGGACATTAAAAAAAGTTCAAATTCactgataataaaaatataaattacctcTATGAAATATCATTTTCACATAACAAAAGGATAATTTAGTGTTGGTGAGGGGGTAATAGGCACTCTTACACTGCTGTTGGGAGGGTAAAATGATACAACTCCTCTGGAAGCAATTTGGCAACATATAGCAAGTCttaaaatgtgtgtatttgttgacgcagcaattccacttctaggagtCTATAAGAAGGTAATAATCAGAAATGTGGCCAAAAGTTTTCTGTACAAAGTTGGTCAactattttagagacaaggtcttgctctgttccccaggctggagtgcagtggtgtgatcacagctcactgtaacctggagctcctgagttcaagcaatcctcccacctcaacctcccgagtagctagtactacaggtgcatgccaccatgcctagctaagtttttaattttttctagagacggggggtcttgctgtgttgcccaggctggtcttgaactcctggcctcaagtgatcctcccgccttggctttacaaagtgctgggattacagacatgagccattatgcctggctcAATGtaccattatttataatagtgaaaaactcACAAAAGTTTAAATATACAGTAATAGAGGAATGATTAAATTATGGCACATCTATACAGAATTTTATATACCCATTAAAAaggttttaaacatttaatatatgCTTATGCTATGAGGTGAAAAGAACAAGAGCTAAAACTACATACACAGTATGACCCCAATTTtgctaaaaaatatgtatgtataaaatatatacatttgaatATAAAAGACCAGGAGGAAATACACAAGAATGTGATCAGTAGTTATTTCTGAGTGGCAAGATAATAggcaatttttatctttatattttgtgCAATTTAACATTTTTGTCATTAACACGTATTGCATTTATaagcagaataaaaaaagaaatgatgtatAAGAATTATTGCAAGAAGGCTAATGTCAGGTAGAATACAAATGACTGCTACTTGTCACTTACAGAGGAGTGTTACCCTCAGTGTCTTGGATGTTTGTGGATGCTTTGTAGTACAGAAGGATATGAATCATCTTCAAGTTACCCTTGGCTGCTGCCCGGTGCATTGCTGTAGCCTCATAATGGTCCTTAGCATCTGGATTAGCCCCGCCTTCCAGTAACATGACAGCGATCTGGAAagatggagaagaaagaagaaaacaatgcagAAATCTATCTGTGTTTGTATACACGTTTAGAACTCAACAGAAGTAGCCTAGGATGGAACCATACCTCATGCCTGTTTTTCGAAGCTGCATAATGTAAGGGAGTACAGCCATTTTGATTGACAGCATTCACTTGAGCACCTTTTCCCAGAAGGGCTTTTACAATCTCATCCCGGCCAGCAGAAGCCGCAATATGAAGAGGAGACCAACCTGCCTATAAAAGAAGTAGGTAGTAGAAATACCAGGGGAAAAAGGCACAAGGATTAGTGCTAACATTTAGGCAGGGTTAGCAAGGAGCTTTACAAGGCAAAAAAATATTTGCCTACAAAAAAGGTTCCATTCTTACTCTTCACAAATCTAATCCTAATATAACCATATCAttagaataaatctctttatgTAACAAAAAAGTTATTTAGGTCCTCATTATTCAGGCCATgttcaccaaaaaacaaaaaatccaacatAATAGAAAGAGTTTATGGTCTTTTAGGGTTCACCATAACAAGCCCTGAtctgtatgtttatttttgtttttttatttttagagacaaggtctcagtctgtcacccaggatagagtacaatggctcactgcagcctcaaactactgggctggagcaatcctcctacctcagcctctcctgtATGTTTACCTTAAATCACAGA
It encodes:
- the PSMD10 gene encoding 26S proteasome non-ATPase regulatory subunit 10 isoform X2; protein product: MEGCVSNLMVCNLAYSGKLEELKESILADKSLATRTDQDSRTALHWACSAGHTEIVEFLLQLGVPVNDKDDAGWSPLHIAASAGRDEIVKALLGKGAQVNAVNQNGCTPLHYAASKNRHEIAVMLLEGGANPDAKDHYEATAMHRAAAKDT